One Anas platyrhynchos isolate ZD024472 breed Pekin duck chromosome 10, IASCAAS_PekinDuck_T2T, whole genome shotgun sequence genomic window carries:
- the LOC101800121 gene encoding H(+)/Cl(-) exchange transporter 5 isoform X1 translates to MASYALKPWEHPEPFGLEVLAMDQKGYRRGSFQSSTSDEDMLEIAGASLDFPMADDDPPLDREMGGFSSYNGGEMNGTSKMMDFLEEPLPGVGTYEDFNTIDWVREKSRDRDRHREITSRSKESTWALIHSVSDAFSGWLLMLFIGLLAGSLAGLIDISAHWMTDLKEGVCLAGFWFNHEHCCWKSNTTFTDRDKCPEWKSWSQLIIGHGEGAFAYILNYLMYVIWALLFSLLAVLLVKGFAPYACGSGIPEIKTILSGFIIRGYLGKWTLIIKTITLVLAVSSGLSLGKEGPLVHVACCCGNILCHLFTKYRKNEAKRREVLSAAAAAGVSVAFGAPIGGVLFSLEEVSYYFPLKTLWRSFFAALVAAFTLRSINPFGNSRLVLFYVEFHMPWHLLELVPFVLLGIFGGLWGAFFIRSNIAWCRRRKTTKLGKYPVLEVFVVTAITAILAFPNEYTRMSTSELISELFNDCGILDSSKLCEYVNDFNSTKGDDLPDRAAGPGVYTAMWQLALALVMKVFITIFTFGMKVPSGLFIPSMAVGAIAGRLLGVAMEQLAFYHHDWVIFSGWCSQGADCITPGLYAMVGAAACLGGVTRMTVSLVVIMFELTGGLEYIVPLMAAAMTSKWMADAIGREGIYDAHIRLNGYPFLEAKEEFSHKTLAMDVMRPRRNDPPLTVITQDSMTVEDVETIINETTYSGYPVVVSRESQRLVGFVLRRDLIISIENARKKQDGIVSTSIIYFTDHSPPLPPSFPSMLKLRSILDLSPFTVTDQTPMEIVVDIFRKLGLRQCLVTHNGKLLGIITKKDVLKHIAQLANQDPDSILFN, encoded by the exons GTTTGGAAGTTCTGGCCATGGATCAAAAAGGTTATCGACGAGGAAGTTTCCAGAGCAGCACTAGTGATGAAGATATGCTAGAAATAGCAGGAGCATCTCTGGACTTCCCCATGGCAGATGATGACCCACCACTCGACAGAGAGATGGGAG GATTTTCCTCATATAATGGAGGAGAGATGAACGGCACAAGCAAAATGATGGATTTCCTGGAGGAACCTCTTCCTGGTGTGGGGACCTATGAAGATTTTAACACTATAGATTGGGTGCGAGAGAAGTCCAGGGACCGGGACAGGCACAGAGAG ATTACCAGCAGAAGCAAAGAGTCAACATGGGCCCTGATACACAGCGTGAGCGATGCTTTTTCTGGCTGGCTGTTGATGCTGTTCATTGGGTTGTTAGCAG gttCCTTAGCAGGTCTGATAGACATATCTGCCCACTGGATGACGGATTTGAAAGAAGGAGTGTGTTTAGCAGGCTTCTGGTTTAACCAtgagcactgctgctggaaatCCAACACAACCTTTACAGACAGAGACAAGTGTCCCGAATGGAAGAGCTGGTCACAGCTTATTATTGGCCATGGAGAG GGGGCTTTTGCATACATTCTCAACTACTTGATGTATGTTATCTGGGCTTTGTTATTCTCCCTTCTTGCTGTGTTACTTGTGAAGGGCTTTGCTCCTTATGCCTGCGGCTCAGGAATTCCAGAG ATCAAAACTATCTTAAGTGGTTTCATCATTAGAGGCTACTTGGGCAAGTGGACGCTGATCATCAAAACCATTACCTTAGTGCTGGCGGTGTCCTCTGGCCTGAGCTTGGGAAAAGAGGGCCCCCTGGTGCACGTtgcctgctgctgtggaaaTATCTTGTGTCATCTCTTCACCAAGTACAGGAAGAATGAAGCCAAGCGCAGAGAG GTTTtatcagcagctgcagctgctggtgtgTCTGTAGCTTTTGGTGCACCGATTGGAGGAGTGCTCTTTAGTCTGGAAGAG gtCAGTTACTATTTTCCTCTCAAGACACTATGGCGGTCCTTCTTTGCTGCTCTGGTGGCTGCGTTTACTTTGCGCTCCATCAATCCTTTTGGGAACAGCCGCCTGGTTCTCTTCTACGTGGAGTTTCACATGCCCTGGCATCTTCTGGAGCTTGTGCCATTCGTCCTCTTGGGAATATTTGGTGGGCTTTGGGGAGCTTTCTTCATTCGCAGCAACATTGCCTGGTGCAGGCGACGTAAGACAACCAAGCTTGGTAAATACCCTGTGCTGGAGGTGTTTGTAGTGACTGCCATCACAGCCATCCTGGCCTTCCCTAATGAGTATACCAGAATGAGCACCAGTGAGCTGATCTCTGAACTCTTCAATGACTGTGGGATTTTGGACTCTTCCAAGCTCTGTGAGTATGTGAATGACTTCAACAGCACCAAAGGGGATGACCTGCCAGACCGAGCTGCTGGCCCAGGAGTTTACACAGCCATGTGGCAGCTGGCTTTGGCCCTTGTAATGAAAGTCTTCATCACAATCTTCACCTTTGGCATGAAG GTCCCCTCGGGGCTCTTCATCCCAAGCATGGCAGTAGGTGCTATAGCAGGAAGATTGCTAGGAGTAGCAATGGAGCAGCTGGCCTTTTACCACCACGACTGGGTCATCTTCAGTGGCTGGTGCAGCCAAGGAGCTGACTGTATCACTCCAGGCCTATATGCAATGGTTGGGGCTGCAGCATGTCTAG GAGGGGTGACCCGAATGACTGTGTCACTAGTGGTCATTATGTTTGAGCTCACGGGCGGACTGGAATACATAGTTCCTCTGATGGCAGCAGCCATGACCAGCAAGTGGATGGCTGATGCTATCGGGCGGGAAGGCATTTACGATGCCCACATTCGTCTCAATGGCTACCCTTTCTTGGAAGCCAAGGAGGAGTTCTCGCACAAGACACTTGCAATGGACGTCATGAGACCACGGAGGAATGATCCTCCTCTGACTGTCATTACTCAGGACAGCATGACAGTAGAAGATGTTGAGACCATCATCAATGAAACTACGTACAGTGGCTACCCAGTGGTGGTGTCACGGGAGTCCCAAAGACTGGTTGGATTTGTTCTCAGGAGAGACCTCATCATTTCAATCG AAAATGCCCGGAAGAAGCAGGATGGAATTGTGAGCActtcaattatttatttcactgaCCACTCTCCTCCACTGCCTCCAAGCTTCCCCTCCATGCTGAAACTCAGGAGCATCCTGGACCTCAGTCCTTTTACAGTGACAGACCAAACACCCATGGAAATTGTCGTGGATATATTTCGCAAGCTTGGATTGCGCCAGTGCCTGGTCACTCATAATgg gaaGCTACTTGGAATCATTACCAAAAAGGATGTACTAAAGCACATTGCACAGCTGGCTAACCAGGACCCAGATTCTATACTCTTCAATTAA